A genomic stretch from Mycobacterium malmoense includes:
- a CDS encoding protein jag, giving the protein MTDADTTERDFDAELDTPASVEDVPESEAAADAGAEEAGDLEERLVAEGEIAGDYLEELLDLLDFDGDIDLDVEGSRAVVSIDGSNDLNKLVGRGGEVLDALQELTRLAVHQKTGVRSRLMLDIASWRRRRREELAALGDKVARRVLNTGEREELSPMTPFERKIVHDAVAAVPGVHSESEGVEPLRRVVVLPD; this is encoded by the coding sequence ATGACAGACGCCGACACCACCGAGCGCGACTTCGATGCAGAACTCGACACACCAGCGTCGGTGGAGGATGTCCCGGAAAGCGAAGCGGCGGCGGATGCCGGCGCTGAGGAAGCCGGCGACCTGGAGGAGCGACTGGTCGCCGAGGGGGAGATCGCCGGCGACTATCTCGAAGAGCTGTTGGACCTGTTGGACTTCGACGGCGATATCGATCTGGACGTCGAGGGCAGCCGCGCCGTGGTAAGCATCGACGGCAGCAACGATCTGAACAAACTAGTGGGGCGCGGGGGCGAGGTGCTCGACGCGTTGCAGGAGCTGACCCGCTTGGCGGTACACCAAAAGACCGGTGTGCGCAGTCGGTTGATGCTCGACATCGCGAGTTGGCGACGCCGCCGGCGGGAAGAGCTGGCCGCGCTCGGCGACAAGGTGGCGCGCCGGGTGCTGAACACCGGCGAACGCGAAGAACTCTCGCCGATGACGCCGTTCGAGCGCAAGATCGTCCACGATGCGGTCGCCGCGGTGCCCGGAGTGCACAGCGAGAGCGAGGGCGTGGAGCCGCTACGGCGGGTAGTGGTCCTGCCCGACTAG
- the yidC gene encoding membrane protein insertase YidC: MSLLFDLFSLDIVYYPVSWIMWVWYKLFAALLGPSNFFAWALSVMFLVFTLRALLYKPFVRQIRTTRQMQELQPQMKALQKKYGKDRQRMALEMQKLQREHGFNPILGCLPMLAQIPVFLGLYHVLRSFNRTTGGFGQPHLSVAQNRMTGNYMFTPADVGHFLDANLFGAPIGAYMTQRAGLDAFTDFSRPAVIAVGAPVMVLAGIATYFNSRASVARQSPEAAANPQTAMMNKLALYVFPLGVVVGGPFLPLAIILYWFSNNIWTFGQQHYVFGMIEKEEEAKRQEAIQRRAANAPAPGAKPRRNPKTVPPSGNGSSTASDEETKSGSASGPPKTNPDGSDGDAAEAKTEEAQPEKPNTAGQDSGPSTPRPGARPKRRKR, translated from the coding sequence GTGAGTCTTTTGTTTGATCTCTTCAGCCTCGACATCGTCTACTACCCGGTGTCGTGGATCATGTGGGTTTGGTACAAGTTGTTCGCGGCTCTGCTAGGGCCGTCCAACTTCTTCGCCTGGGCCCTGTCGGTGATGTTCCTGGTGTTCACCCTGCGGGCCTTGCTGTACAAGCCCTTCGTGCGCCAGATCCGCACCACGCGGCAGATGCAGGAACTGCAACCACAGATGAAGGCGCTGCAAAAGAAGTACGGCAAGGACCGTCAGCGCATGGCGCTCGAGATGCAGAAGCTGCAACGCGAGCACGGCTTCAATCCGATCCTGGGCTGCTTACCGATGCTGGCGCAGATCCCGGTGTTCCTCGGGCTGTACCACGTGCTGCGGTCGTTCAACCGCACGACCGGGGGTTTCGGGCAACCGCATTTGTCGGTAGCGCAAAACCGGATGACCGGGAACTACATGTTCACCCCGGCCGACGTGGGCCACTTCCTGGACGCCAACCTCTTCGGTGCCCCGATCGGCGCCTACATGACGCAGCGGGCCGGGTTGGACGCGTTCACCGACTTCAGCCGTCCCGCGGTGATCGCGGTCGGCGCGCCGGTGATGGTCCTGGCGGGCATCGCCACGTACTTCAATAGCCGCGCGTCGGTGGCACGGCAAAGCCCAGAGGCGGCGGCCAATCCGCAGACCGCGATGATGAACAAGCTGGCGCTGTATGTGTTTCCGCTCGGCGTGGTAGTCGGCGGCCCGTTCCTTCCGCTGGCGATCATCTTGTACTGGTTTTCCAACAACATCTGGACCTTCGGACAGCAGCACTACGTGTTCGGCATGATCGAAAAGGAAGAGGAGGCCAAGCGGCAAGAAGCCATTCAGCGCCGCGCGGCCAACGCCCCGGCACCCGGGGCCAAGCCGAGGCGCAATCCCAAAACGGTGCCGCCGAGCGGGAACGGTTCGTCCACCGCGAGCGACGAGGAAACCAAGTCCGGATCCGCGTCCGGCCCGCCGAAGACTAACCCCGATGGCTCCGACGGCGATGCGGCCGAAGCGAAAACGGAAGAGGCTCAACCGGAGAAGCCGAACACGGCCGGGCAGGATAGCGGACCGAGTACGCCACGGCCTGGGGCGCGGCCGAAGAGGCGCAAACGCTGA